A genomic segment from Bacteroidota bacterium encodes:
- a CDS encoding response regulator → MKSKSVLNKKLVGSKKNATSPISQKPITRKKSSSDQSSKRATTHKIIAQKPEASSFTVVAIGASAGGLEAITQFFQHLSPTTGMAFIYVQHLSPDHKSLLPTLLGKATKMKVQEIDDMEKMKPDNVYIIPYNKGIEVLDGHIKLIPRAKTFTLSIDILFISLASTHKENVIGIILSGTGNDGTEGLNYIKMEGGITFAQDASAKFKSMPQSAINGGMVDFILSPKAIAKKLNWMCAHPLINRTVFKSNPEDAIESSNPYLKQLIQRLDKNKGVDFISYKLNTIKRRVIRRMLLLKMPTLKKYAEFVKQHTSELDLLYHDLLINVTEFFRDPELFVFLKKSIIPRLFKRKTQGEPLRIWVAACATGEEVYSLAMLLFEVQDLHFKNIPFQIFASDLSTDAIATARLGEYTQLQVNNVSAKRLHRFFYRSKDKYRISKTIRDVCIFAKHNILLDPPFSRMDLISCRNLFIYLETSAQKKVISSIHYALNNNGYLLLGKSETIGSSAQLFTIIPDKKYKIYIRKEQVGSENNVLRTTLGMHVIERGNTTNTSIDVKKNLLPVGQSNLSSSFDTFLMAQHLPASVIINHDLEILQFRGDTSKFLQNSPGKASLNILKMAHKDLVFELRTAINGAIKTRQAILKKGIEINRGNSGKEQKIITVEVSPFVAEGRDDLLAIVFNEHVRLDDWKYIAKKGMNRSFAANINSAKDLRIKKLEEEIDIARIDLTTITQDQEAANEELQGANEEIVSSNEELQSLNEELETSKEEIESTNEELITTNQELQARIQQVEELYAYYETVLSNLHEPMLVLDKHMLIKSANQAFCKLFRLKVESIIGTSLFKLDRSEWNFPAFRQLMDKVATKNNSFQDFEVSHEFHLIGKKILLMNAHQTILTGNKEELIVLTIVDITEIRKLALEVQFKEKKVLEVQLELEKNAIKKIEDSEKRYSLMLMQSPFAFAIIKGKNKIITLANDRVKDILGIGKDIEGKSLLEVLPGFKDSSIYQHLEMVFKTGIPYNGIEAMIPHQTKNQKEPIYFNFVYQPYLESDEIISGVSVIAYEVTAEVLLKKTIEEQRNFEKKALRLSEISNKELSEAKNTADQKTRLAEVAVKSKQQFLSNMSHEIRTPMNAIIGFTKVLLKTELSEKQREFLNAIKFSGDALIVLINDILDLAKVEAGKMTFEQTPINLNVSISAMMNLFETKIQEKDLQLLKIYDKRIPKFVNGDPIRLHQIVLNLISNAVKFTNKGSITVSVHLLEDIDNKLLLEFAIEDTGIGIAKNKLSSIFENFQQASIGTSRLYGGTGLGLAIVKQLVETQGGSIKVKSKLGKGSSFSFTLPFKKSTQIKKFSEINATPDIVKSNLQVLVVEDVALNQLLLKTLLEDFGFSCDISENGKIAIKQLKKKNYDIVLMDLQMPVMNGFEATLHIRNKLHSTIPIIALTADVTTVDLEKCTKAGMNDLIAKPIDEQLLYTKIINLLPNKNLISEPPNLRSENPESSVQITDLTYLRNRTKSNPVLIRELVCTYLAQTPPLLTIMKQSLNSENWTQLSAAVHKMIPSFSIIGMSKEFELMAKELQENSNNRPDKTRLSELVKLIDKACCCAFAELEEVLLQLPK, encoded by the coding sequence ATGAAATCAAAATCGGTCCTAAATAAAAAATTGGTTGGTAGTAAAAAAAACGCTACATCTCCTATCTCTCAGAAACCAATTACTCGCAAAAAATCAAGTTCTGATCAAAGTTCTAAAAGGGCTACAACGCATAAAATTATTGCTCAAAAACCAGAAGCAAGTTCATTTACCGTAGTTGCGATTGGTGCTTCAGCCGGTGGCCTTGAAGCAATTACTCAATTTTTTCAACATCTTTCACCTACCACCGGAATGGCTTTCATTTATGTACAGCATTTAAGTCCTGACCACAAAAGTTTGTTGCCAACCTTGTTAGGAAAAGCAACAAAAATGAAGGTGCAGGAAATTGATGACATGGAAAAAATGAAGCCCGACAATGTTTACATTATTCCATACAATAAAGGTATTGAAGTTTTAGATGGTCATATAAAATTAATTCCGCGAGCAAAAACATTTACCCTTTCCATTGACATTTTATTTATTTCATTGGCTTCAACGCACAAGGAAAATGTGATAGGAATAATACTTTCAGGTACAGGCAACGACGGAACTGAGGGATTAAACTATATAAAGATGGAAGGCGGAATTACCTTTGCACAAGATGCATCGGCAAAATTTAAAAGCATGCCACAGTCGGCAATAAATGGAGGTATGGTTGATTTCATTTTGTCACCGAAAGCCATAGCTAAAAAATTAAATTGGATGTGTGCACATCCTTTAATAAATCGTACCGTTTTTAAATCTAATCCTGAAGATGCCATTGAATCGAGCAACCCTTATTTAAAACAACTGATTCAACGATTGGATAAAAACAAAGGCGTTGATTTTATCTCCTATAAACTAAATACCATAAAGAGAAGAGTAATTCGTAGAATGCTTTTGTTGAAAATGCCTACACTAAAAAAATATGCTGAATTTGTAAAGCAACATACATCCGAATTAGATTTGCTCTACCATGACTTATTAATAAATGTAACCGAATTTTTTCGAGACCCCGAATTATTTGTGTTTTTAAAAAAGTCCATTATTCCTCGCTTGTTTAAAAGAAAAACTCAAGGAGAGCCACTTCGTATTTGGGTAGCAGCTTGTGCCACTGGTGAAGAAGTGTATTCGTTGGCAATGTTGCTTTTTGAGGTGCAAGATTTGCATTTTAAAAATATACCCTTTCAAATTTTTGCATCCGACTTAAGTACCGATGCTATTGCAACAGCTCGACTTGGGGAGTATACTCAACTGCAAGTAAATAATGTATCGGCAAAACGCTTGCATCGCTTTTTTTATCGTTCAAAAGACAAGTACCGTATTTCAAAAACGATACGCGATGTATGCATTTTTGCTAAGCACAATATTTTACTCGATCCACCCTTTTCACGAATGGATTTAATTAGTTGCAGAAATCTGTTTATTTATCTTGAAACTTCGGCGCAAAAAAAAGTTATTTCTTCTATCCATTATGCGCTTAATAACAACGGTTATTTACTACTGGGAAAATCAGAAACAATAGGATCATCGGCACAATTATTTACGATTATTCCAGATAAAAAATATAAAATTTATATTCGAAAGGAACAAGTTGGTTCTGAAAACAATGTGCTACGAACTACTCTCGGAATGCATGTTATAGAAAGAGGAAATACAACTAATACAAGCATTGATGTAAAAAAGAACTTATTACCTGTTGGACAAAGTAATTTAAGCAGTAGCTTCGATACATTCTTGATGGCGCAACACTTACCAGCGAGTGTAATAATAAATCACGATCTTGAAATTTTACAATTTAGAGGTGATACTTCTAAGTTTCTACAAAATTCACCAGGGAAAGCCAGTTTAAATATTTTAAAAATGGCGCATAAAGATCTTGTTTTTGAATTACGTACTGCTATTAATGGAGCTATTAAAACAAGACAAGCAATTCTTAAAAAAGGAATTGAAATAAATCGAGGCAACAGCGGAAAGGAACAAAAAATTATAACAGTAGAAGTGAGTCCTTTTGTTGCTGAAGGAAGAGATGACTTATTGGCGATTGTATTTAATGAACATGTTCGTTTGGATGATTGGAAATACATTGCTAAAAAAGGTATGAACAGGTCATTCGCTGCAAATATAAATTCAGCCAAAGATTTAAGGATAAAAAAACTGGAAGAAGAAATTGATATTGCCCGAATTGATTTAACTACCATTACACAGGACCAAGAAGCTGCGAACGAAGAATTGCAGGGAGCGAATGAAGAAATTGTTTCGAGTAATGAAGAGCTGCAAAGCTTAAATGAAGAACTTGAAACATCGAAAGAAGAAATTGAATCAACCAACGAAGAGTTGATTACTACGAATCAGGAATTACAAGCACGCATACAACAAGTGGAGGAATTGTATGCTTATTACGAAACCGTACTATCAAACCTACATGAGCCAATGTTGGTGTTGGATAAGCACATGCTAATAAAATCGGCTAATCAGGCATTTTGTAAACTATTTCGCTTAAAAGTAGAGTCGATTATTGGTACATCACTTTTTAAATTAGATCGCAGTGAATGGAATTTTCCGGCCTTTCGCCAACTTATGGATAAGGTTGCAACAAAAAACAATTCATTTCAGGATTTCGAGGTATCACATGAATTTCATTTAATTGGAAAAAAGATACTACTGATGAATGCACACCAAACTATTTTAACCGGTAATAAAGAAGAGCTGATTGTACTTACAATTGTAGACATTACCGAAATAAGAAAACTTGCATTAGAAGTTCAATTTAAAGAAAAAAAGGTACTTGAAGTACAATTAGAGCTTGAGAAGAATGCTATAAAAAAGATTGAAGACAGCGAGAAACGCTATAGCTTAATGTTGATGCAATCGCCATTTGCTTTTGCTATCATAAAGGGAAAAAATAAAATTATAACACTGGCAAACGATCGGGTGAAAGATATTTTGGGAATAGGAAAAGACATAGAAGGTAAATCACTGTTAGAGGTGTTGCCGGGATTTAAAGATAGTTCCATATATCAACACCTTGAAATGGTTTTTAAAACAGGTATTCCTTACAACGGAATTGAAGCAATGATTCCCCACCAAACAAAGAATCAAAAAGAACCGATTTATTTCAATTTTGTATATCAGCCTTACCTTGAATCTGATGAAATAATCTCAGGTGTTTCAGTGATTGCTTATGAAGTTACAGCAGAGGTTTTATTAAAAAAGACTATAGAGGAGCAACGAAATTTTGAGAAAAAAGCATTGCGACTAAGTGAAATTTCTAACAAGGAGTTAAGTGAAGCTAAAAACACGGCCGATCAAAAAACGCGACTAGCAGAAGTAGCTGTAAAATCGAAGCAACAATTTTTATCAAACATGAGCCATGAAATTAGAACACCGATGAATGCAATAATCGGTTTTACTAAAGTGTTGCTCAAAACCGAACTTTCAGAAAAGCAACGGGAGTTTTTAAATGCTATTAAATTCAGTGGTGATGCTTTGATAGTATTGATAAACGATATTTTAGATTTGGCAAAAGTAGAAGCAGGAAAAATGACTTTTGAGCAAACTCCAATTAATTTGAACGTTTCAATATCGGCAATGATGAATTTGTTTGAAACTAAAATTCAGGAAAAAGACCTTCAATTATTAAAAATATACGACAAGCGAATACCGAAATTTGTGAATGGTGACCCAATTCGATTGCATCAAATTGTATTGAATTTGATAAGTAATGCAGTGAAGTTTACCAACAAGGGAAGTATCACTGTGAGTGTACATCTGCTCGAAGATATAGATAATAAATTGCTACTTGAGTTTGCCATAGAAGATACGGGAATTGGGATTGCAAAAAACAAACTATCAAGCATTTTTGAAAATTTTCAACAGGCAAGCATTGGTACTTCTCGATTGTATGGTGGCACGGGATTGGGATTAGCTATTGTAAAACAACTTGTAGAAACGCAAGGAGGATCGATCAAAGTCAAAAGCAAATTAGGAAAAGGTTCAAGCTTCAGTTTTACTTTGCCTTTCAAAAAATCAACACAAATTAAAAAGTTTAGTGAAATTAATGCTACCCCTGACATTGTAAAAAGTAATCTACAAGTATTGGTCGTAGAAGATGTTGCATTAAATCAACTATTACTAAAGACCTTATTAGAGGATTTTGGTTTTAGTTGTGACATTTCAGAAAATGGTAAAATTGCTATTAAACAATTAAAGAAAAAAAACTACGATATTGTATTGATGGATTTGCAAATGCCGGTAATGAATGGGTTTGAAGCTACACTTCACATTCGAAATAAGTTGCACTCAACAATTCCAATAATTGCTTTAACAGCAGACGTTACAACTGTTGATTTAGAAAAATGTACCAAAGCTGGCATGAACGACTTAATTGCTAAACCAATTGATGAACAATTACTTTACACCAAAATAATAAATTTGTTGCCCAATAAAAATCTAATTTCTGAACCTCCAAATTTAAGAAGTGAAAATCCAGAATCTTCAGTACAAATAACTGACCTTACTTATCTAAGGAATCGAACAAAATCAAATCCCGTACTAATTCGTGAATTGGTTTGCACTTATTTAGCACAAACACCGCCATTGCTAACAATTATGAAACAAAGTTTGAATTCAGAAAATTGGACTCAATTAAGTGCTGCCGTACATAAAATGATACCTTCCTTTTCAATAATTGGTATGAGTAAGGAATTTGAATTAATGGCCAAGGAACTTCAGGAAAACAGCAACAACAGGCCGGATAAAACCAGATTGTCGGAATTGGTAAAATTAATTGACAAGGCATGTTGCTGTGCTTTTGCAGAGCTAGAAGAAGTTTTGCTTCAATTGCCAAAATAA
- a CDS encoding TIGR00341 family protein codes for MNILDHFRLNEEKEEYEKVIATIDAGVTFKGTNLWVLVFAIFIASLGLNVNSTAVIIGAMLVSPLMGPIMGLGMGMAINDLSLLKKALYNYLFAGAVGLATSTLYFFVSPINDAHSEILARTSPTIYDVLIAFFGGLAGILATSSRQKGNVIPGVAISTALMPPLCTAGYGLATLQFSFFFGAFYLFIINTVFIALATLITTRLLKFPFKHLLEKKDEIKAKRIVWVITLITVLPSIYLGYDIVQQNKFIASANRFIENEAVFPNDYLLKKHIDTKHKTITLIYGGQYIEVAQINLLRNKLPNYNIDTAALKIQQGFAYLKENKVDEVGNQMLLKERENQIQILLLKMDSLNNQRILSKQIFKEVKTQYPIIQSVILQPVMNVSDSLQNNVWLAIVKSSSEIDEKEKIKIQKWMLVRLNITNLKVIFEE; via the coding sequence ATGAATATTTTAGATCATTTTAGACTTAATGAAGAAAAGGAAGAATATGAAAAGGTAATTGCAACCATTGATGCCGGTGTAACTTTTAAGGGAACTAATCTTTGGGTGCTGGTGTTTGCAATTTTTATTGCTTCTCTAGGATTGAATGTGAACTCTACTGCTGTTATTATTGGTGCAATGCTAGTTTCTCCTTTAATGGGTCCTATTATGGGACTTGGTATGGGAATGGCAATTAATGATTTAAGTCTTTTGAAAAAGGCTTTGTATAATTATTTATTTGCTGGCGCAGTTGGTCTCGCAACTTCTACTTTATATTTTTTTGTTTCTCCTATTAACGATGCCCACTCAGAAATTCTAGCTAGGACATCTCCAACTATTTACGATGTTTTAATTGCTTTTTTTGGAGGATTAGCTGGAATACTAGCTACTTCAAGTAGGCAAAAAGGTAATGTAATACCAGGAGTTGCCATTTCTACCGCATTGATGCCACCACTTTGTACGGCAGGGTATGGATTAGCTACTTTGCAATTTAGTTTCTTCTTTGGTGCATTTTATTTGTTTATCATAAATACAGTGTTTATTGCACTTGCAACACTTATCACTACAAGACTTTTGAAATTTCCATTTAAACATTTGCTTGAAAAAAAGGATGAGATAAAGGCTAAAAGAATAGTGTGGGTAATTACGCTTATTACTGTATTACCTAGTATTTATTTGGGTTATGATATAGTTCAACAAAATAAATTTATAGCAAGTGCAAATAGATTTATTGAAAATGAGGCAGTGTTTCCTAATGATTATTTGCTGAAAAAGCATATCGATACAAAACATAAGACCATAACATTAATATATGGTGGTCAATATATTGAAGTTGCTCAAATTAATTTATTAAGGAATAAACTACCAAATTATAATATTGATACAGCAGCATTAAAAATTCAACAAGGCTTTGCATACCTTAAAGAAAATAAAGTGGACGAAGTAGGGAATCAAATGCTGCTCAAGGAAAGAGAAAACCAAATTCAGATACTATTATTAAAAATGGATAGTTTAAATAATCAACGTATTTTGAGCAAACAGATTTTTAAGGAAGTAAAGACTCAATACCCAATTATTCAATCTGTAATACTGCAACCAGTGATGAATGTTAGCGATAGTCTGCAAAATAATGTTTGGTTGGCTATTGTAAAATCATCAAGTGAAATAGATGAAAAGGAAAAAATTAAAATCCAAAAATGGATGTTAGTTCGCTTGAACATAACTAATTTGAAGGTAATTTTTGAAGAGTGA
- a CDS encoding response regulator, protein MNTKKIKLFLVDDDVLFLKSLEIEFKEHADFILETYTTGEQCLLHLSHNPDVIILDYHLDGIEKSAINGIETLDRIMDFDSTIPVVILSSQDKIEVAIDCMHHKAFDYVVKSETAFIRLQKIITTIFQHKKMAKTINWYMDRA, encoded by the coding sequence ATGAACACAAAAAAAATTAAACTCTTTTTAGTAGATGATGATGTATTATTTTTAAAATCGCTTGAAATTGAATTTAAGGAGCATGCCGATTTTATTCTAGAAACCTATACTACCGGTGAACAGTGCTTGTTGCATTTATCGCATAATCCTGATGTAATAATCCTCGATTATCACTTAGACGGTATTGAGAAAAGTGCTATAAATGGTATTGAGACATTAGATAGAATTATGGATTTTGATTCCACGATTCCAGTGGTGATTCTATCGTCGCAAGATAAAATTGAGGTGGCCATCGATTGCATGCACCATAAAGCATTTGATTATGTAGTGAAAAGTGAAACTGCATTTATTCGACTTCAAAAAATTATTACTACAATATTTCAACATAAAAAGATGGCTAAAACCATTAACTGGTATATGGATAGGGCCTAA
- a CDS encoding Crp/Fnr family transcriptional regulator translates to MKEKEKINNALSGFYFYSGIGWHLLPPNERKYFVENSNKLFLKKGKILFRQGSFPNGVYVLRTGKLKVYQQNYDGTIQILFIYAANEVFGYRPILSNEYQPLNVAAIENCELLFLERTFFLELLKKSLSLSNQLLVSLSHEFTVLTNRLNVFAQRGIKERLALALLILNEKFRTPENKDDISEIKMNRTDLANYVGTSLENLGRTLTTFKEKRLIRTKGKIIFIEDFENLFVLTTLE, encoded by the coding sequence GTGAAAGAAAAAGAAAAAATAAATAATGCACTAAGTGGTTTTTATTTCTATTCCGGAATTGGTTGGCATTTATTACCACCCAATGAACGAAAATATTTTGTGGAAAATTCAAATAAACTTTTTCTGAAAAAGGGAAAAATATTATTTAGGCAAGGGAGTTTTCCAAATGGAGTTTATGTTTTAAGAACGGGTAAATTAAAAGTCTATCAACAAAACTACGATGGCACAATACAAATACTTTTTATTTATGCGGCTAACGAAGTTTTTGGATATCGCCCTATACTTAGTAATGAATACCAACCTCTAAATGTAGCTGCTATTGAAAATTGTGAATTACTTTTTCTTGAGCGAACATTTTTTCTTGAATTACTAAAAAAATCTCTATCACTTTCAAATCAACTTCTTGTGAGTCTAAGCCATGAATTTACTGTGCTTACAAACCGCTTAAATGTATTTGCTCAAAGAGGAATTAAGGAAAGACTCGCACTTGCGCTTCTAATTTTAAATGAAAAATTTAGAACTCCTGAAAATAAGGATGACATTTCAGAAATAAAAATGAACCGAACGGATTTAGCAAATTATGTTGGAACCTCTCTTGAAAATTTAGGCCGCACGCTTACTACATTTAAAGAAAAAAGGCTCATTCGTACTAAAGGTAAAATCATTTTTATAGAGGATTTCGAAAATTTATTTGTTCTTACCACTCTAGAATAA
- a CDS encoding GNAT family N-acetyltransferase: MTKFKNENILKKIRTRKLKLEDYKVIASLQLLCFPDMIPWKLEQFQNIVEIFPEGQICIEYNGDIIASSCSLLIDSSKYSESSSWHELTDNGYINNHQADGDTLYGMEIMVHPDFRNMKLARRMYEIRKKTAVQLNAKKISIGGRIPNYHKHQNEMNVYDYVNAVTDKKIFDPVLTTQLANGFSLKKVLPNYLPNDKESCGYATYLEWTNFQYSDLLEHNGSRYVRVAAVQYQMRTINNFDEFATHCEYFVDVASDYRSDFVVFPEMITMQLLSFMPNEQPAKSARRLSEFTDEYVKLFNHLSIKYNINIVAGSHLNVEHDDLYNISYLFRRDGTIGKQYKIQITPHEKKWWGVKGGNKIEVFDTDCGKIAIAICYDVQFPELVRIAAVKGAQILFVPYNTDERRGYLRVRYCAQARAIENQMYVAITGCVGNLPRVENLDIHFSQSAIFTPSDVEFSREGIATEATPNTETIIYQDLDLQLLKRNREYGTVQPWNDLRSDLYEVIQKHNESSGISATSGGKVRPNNQISVINR; encoded by the coding sequence ATGACAAAATTTAAAAATGAGAATATTTTAAAAAAAATAAGGACCCGTAAGCTTAAGCTTGAAGATTATAAAGTTATCGCAAGTTTACAATTACTCTGCTTTCCTGATATGATACCTTGGAAGCTAGAACAATTTCAAAACATTGTTGAAATATTTCCGGAAGGGCAGATTTGCATTGAATATAATGGAGATATTATTGCCTCCTCCTGTTCCCTCTTAATCGACAGCAGCAAATATTCAGAATCATCAAGCTGGCATGAACTTACCGACAATGGATATATTAACAATCACCAAGCGGATGGTGATACACTTTATGGGATGGAGATTATGGTACACCCGGATTTTAGAAATATGAAACTAGCAAGAAGAATGTACGAGATACGCAAAAAAACGGCTGTTCAATTAAATGCAAAAAAGATTTCTATAGGAGGTAGAATTCCAAATTATCATAAGCATCAAAATGAAATGAATGTTTATGATTATGTAAATGCTGTGACTGATAAAAAGATATTTGATCCGGTGCTTACCACACAATTAGCAAATGGCTTTTCTCTAAAAAAAGTATTACCCAATTACCTTCCAAATGATAAGGAGTCTTGTGGTTATGCAACCTATCTCGAATGGACTAATTTTCAATACAGTGATTTATTAGAACACAATGGTTCACGATACGTCAGAGTTGCCGCTGTGCAATACCAGATGCGTACAATTAATAATTTCGATGAATTTGCTACACATTGTGAATATTTTGTTGATGTGGCATCAGATTACCGTAGCGATTTTGTTGTATTCCCTGAAATGATTACCATGCAATTGCTCTCGTTTATGCCAAATGAACAGCCTGCTAAATCTGCAAGACGTTTAAGTGAATTTACCGATGAATATGTAAAACTCTTCAATCATCTATCTATCAAATACAACATAAACATTGTTGCCGGATCGCATCTAAATGTAGAACATGATGACCTGTATAATATATCTTATTTATTCCGAAGAGACGGAACTATAGGAAAGCAATATAAAATTCAAATTACTCCCCATGAAAAAAAATGGTGGGGTGTAAAGGGTGGAAATAAAATTGAAGTTTTTGATACCGACTGTGGAAAAATTGCCATTGCAATTTGTTACGATGTTCAATTCCCTGAACTTGTTAGGATTGCTGCTGTGAAAGGAGCTCAAATTCTTTTTGTTCCATACAACACAGACGAACGTAGAGGATATTTAAGGGTTAGGTATTGCGCTCAAGCCAGAGCAATTGAAAATCAAATGTATGTGGCGATTACTGGTTGTGTTGGCAACCTTCCAAGAGTAGAAAATTTAGATATACATTTTTCACAATCCGCAATTTTCACTCCTTCAGACGTGGAGTTTTCCCGAGAAGGAATAGCGACAGAAGCAACCCCTAATACTGAAACAATTATTTACCAAGATTTGGATTTACAATTGCTCAAAAGAAATCGGGAATATGGTACTGTGCAACCTTGGAACGATCTCAGAAGTGACTTATATGAAGTAATTCAAAAACATAATGAATCAAGCGGTATTTCTGCAACTTCCGGAGGAAAAGTAAGACCTAACAATCAGATAAGTGTAATTAACCGATAA
- a CDS encoding response regulator encodes MKTTALLKQIKVLLAEDDRYDRYVFEKAMRSIPLKSHITTVNEGEQLMNYLTNNTDNLPDVLFLDLSMPKKNGFECLFEIKENKKLMTLPVIILSTSYRKDSNYEQNLISTLTKNGAMQYIRKPDNSEALKMVLRLALNKLIEKMNNIAPIQ; translated from the coding sequence GTGAAAACTACTGCTTTATTAAAACAAATTAAGGTTTTATTAGCTGAAGATGATAGATATGATCGGTATGTTTTTGAAAAGGCGATGAGAAGCATTCCTTTAAAAAGCCATATTACTACGGTGAATGAAGGTGAGCAACTAATGAACTACTTAACAAATAATACAGACAACCTTCCGGATGTACTTTTTTTGGATTTGAGTATGCCTAAAAAAAATGGTTTTGAATGCTTATTTGAAATAAAAGAGAATAAGAAATTGATGACTTTGCCGGTTATTATTCTTTCTACTTCCTATCGTAAGGATAGTAATTACGAACAGAATTTGATAAGTACACTTACTAAAAATGGTGCTATGCAGTACATTCGTAAACCCGATAATTCTGAAGCGCTTAAAATGGTACTTCGTTTGGCTTTGAACAAGCTTATTGAAAAAATGAACAATATTGCACCAATTCAATAA
- a CDS encoding universal stress protein, which translates to MKNFKLNTILVPTDFSETAQNALNHAIPLSKKSFAKIVLLHVVESSVFVSPIDLISSGYIISQMNDDSKANLKFMSDKLVKEHNIEIEIASFSGNVFDNIIQAVYIYDADLIVMGSNSATGLKEWLFGSTAFNVVDTALVPVLTFSLNSNTCNFKKIVFPFNDNLLTLKKIEQVTVLSKIFNATILLFGFTDSHLISNMSIIRKKGYNLQKIFAEEGISSSLTLSHGDDYADEILKFANTESADIITVVASKNHGADKDFKLKPDKKLVNHSGIPVLCVPVQD; encoded by the coding sequence ATGAAAAATTTTAAACTGAATACCATTCTTGTGCCTACTGACTTTTCAGAAACGGCACAAAATGCATTAAATCATGCGATTCCACTTTCAAAAAAGTCTTTCGCAAAAATTGTACTTCTTCATGTTGTTGAATCTTCTGTTTTTGTTTCACCTATAGATTTGATTTCCTCAGGATATATCATTTCTCAAATGAATGATGATTCAAAGGCAAATCTCAAATTCATGTCTGATAAACTTGTGAAAGAACATAATATTGAAATAGAAATCGCATCTTTTAGTGGTAATGTTTTCGATAATATAATTCAAGCTGTATATATATATGATGCCGATTTAATTGTAATGGGTTCAAATAGTGCAACTGGACTAAAGGAATGGTTATTTGGAAGCACCGCATTTAATGTTGTAGATACCGCACTCGTACCGGTTTTAACTTTTAGTTTAAATTCCAATACATGCAATTTCAAAAAAATAGTCTTCCCCTTTAATGACAATCTCCTCACCCTTAAAAAAATTGAACAAGTGACAGTTCTATCAAAAATATTTAATGCAACTATATTGCTTTTTGGATTTACTGATAGTCACTTAATTTCAAATATGTCAATTATAAGGAAAAAGGGATATAACCTGCAAAAAATATTTGCTGAGGAGGGTATTTCAAGTTCTTTAACCCTTTCACATGGAGATGATTATGCTGATGAGATTCTGAAATTTGCGAACACTGAATCTGCAGATATTATTACTGTTGTTGCAAGTAAAAACCATGGCGCCGACAAGGATTTTAAATTAAAACCAGATAAAAAATTGGTGAACCATTCAGGAATCCCAGTGCTTTGTGTACCTGTTCAAGATTGA
- a CDS encoding helix-turn-helix transcriptional regulator: MLSNRSKAEAKEELKKLGLHYVFLELGEIELMEDLTALQRKSLKDALQNIGLELMEDKKAMLVEKIKNTIINMVHYTEETIKINFSNFLSEKLDYDYTYLANLFSELQGGTIEQYIINHKIERVKEYIIYGELNITEIASKMNYSSVAHLSTQFKKVTGLTPSKFKQLKERKRFALEEIGNVKSSTEN; encoded by the coding sequence ATGCTGAGTAACCGCTCAAAAGCGGAGGCAAAAGAGGAGCTGAAAAAGCTTGGGTTGCACTATGTTTTTTTGGAACTAGGCGAAATTGAGCTAATGGAGGATTTAACTGCTTTGCAACGAAAATCGCTAAAAGATGCCTTGCAAAATATTGGTTTAGAATTGATGGAAGACAAAAAGGCCATGCTAGTTGAGAAGATTAAAAATACGATTATTAATATGGTACATTATACAGAGGAAACCATTAAAATAAATTTTTCGAATTTTTTAAGCGAAAAGCTAGATTATGATTACACCTACCTGGCTAATTTATTTTCGGAGTTGCAAGGAGGCACAATTGAGCAATATATTATAAACCATAAAATTGAAAGGGTAAAAGAATACATTATTTATGGTGAGTTAAACATAACAGAAATTGCATCTAAAATGAATTACAGCAGTGTCGCTCATTTATCAACTCAATTTAAAAAAGTAACCGGCTTGACACCTTCAAAATTTAAACAACTAAAAGAGCGAAAACGTTTTGCGCTTGAAGAAATTGGGAATGTGAAATCATCTACTGAAAACTAA